A single region of the Deefgea piscis genome encodes:
- a CDS encoding CheR family methyltransferase: protein MNRLEYAVVISGNAYMLSNHREFQFTDADFEKVRALIYNYAGIALASSKQDMVYGRLAKRLRALNLKSFNDYLHVLERGDQKEFELFTNSLTTNLTSFFREAHHFDILNQQLKTLRTVGVINIWCSASSTGEEPYSIAITACEAFDSLRPPVKVLATDLDTNVLDIARLGIYPADEVQKLGPQRVSRFFNQQADGRYQLKQELRDMIVFRKLNLIEANWMIRGQFDAIFCRNVMIYFDKPTQLKILQRFAPLMKTAGLLYVGHSENLYHAVEYFKLQGKTVYELAQASHQPR from the coding sequence GTGAACCGCCTCGAATACGCCGTTGTTATTTCTGGAAATGCCTATATGCTGTCTAATCATCGTGAATTTCAATTTACCGACGCGGACTTTGAAAAAGTGCGTGCCTTGATTTACAACTATGCCGGTATTGCGCTGGCCAGCTCAAAACAAGATATGGTTTATGGGCGATTGGCAAAACGCTTGCGCGCATTAAATTTAAAATCGTTTAATGATTATTTGCATGTTTTAGAGCGCGGCGATCAAAAAGAATTTGAATTATTTACCAATTCATTAACGACGAATCTCACCTCCTTTTTTCGGGAGGCCCATCATTTTGATATTCTTAATCAGCAATTAAAAACATTGCGCACCGTGGGTGTCATTAATATCTGGTGCTCAGCCTCAAGCACTGGGGAAGAACCGTATTCAATTGCCATCACCGCCTGCGAAGCATTTGATAGTTTGCGCCCACCTGTGAAAGTATTGGCCACCGACTTAGACACCAATGTGCTCGATATTGCACGCTTGGGGATTTATCCCGCTGATGAAGTGCAAAAATTAGGCCCACAACGGGTGAGTCGATTTTTTAATCAGCAAGCCGATGGGCGTTATCAATTAAAGCAAGAGCTGCGCGATATGATTGTATTTCGTAAGCTTAATTTAATTGAAGCCAATTGGATGATTCGTGGACAATTTGATGCCATATTTTGTCGCAACGTGATGATTTATTTTGATAAACCAACACAGCTCAAAATATTGCAGCGATTTGCACCGTTAATGAAAACGGCGGGTTTACTCTATGTTGGGCATTCAGAAAATTTATACCATGCTGTCGAGTATTTTAAATTGCA
- the ubiD gene encoding 4-hydroxy-3-polyprenylbenzoate decarboxylase codes for MKYHDLRDFMAQLEVQGELKRIQIPVSPKLEMTELCDRILRAQGPAVLFENVPGHTMPVLANLFGTPRRVALGMGAQEVSALREIGQTLAYLKEPEPPKGFKDAWDKLPLLKQVLNMAPKEVRKGLCQENVVAGTDVDLTQLPIQHCWPGDIAPLITWGLVVTRGPNKKRQNLGIYRQQLIAKNQLIMRWLAHRGGALDFREHAKQNPGVDYPVAVVLGCDPATILGAVTPVPDSLSEYQFAGLLRGSKTELVKCIGSDLQVPASAEIILEGVLKACETGFTGFSEHGTPLKEVNGFLHALEGPYGDHTGYYNEQDWFPVFEVERITSRPDPIYHSTYTGKPPDEPAILGVALNEVFVPILQKQFPEIVDFYLPPEGCSYRMAIVSIKKQYPGHAKRIMFGVWSYLRQFMYTKYIIIVDDDVDCRDWKEVIWAITTRMDPVRDTTLVEHTPIDYLDFASPISGLGGKMGLDATNKMPGETHREWGRVIERDAGAVARINAIWNDLGLK; via the coding sequence ATGAAGTACCATGATTTGCGTGATTTTATGGCGCAGCTGGAAGTGCAAGGCGAATTAAAGCGGATTCAAATTCCGGTTTCGCCAAAATTAGAAATGACCGAGCTGTGTGATCGTATTTTGCGCGCCCAAGGCCCTGCGGTGTTGTTTGAGAATGTGCCCGGTCATACCATGCCGGTGCTAGCGAATCTCTTTGGTACGCCACGCCGCGTGGCGCTAGGGATGGGCGCGCAAGAAGTCTCAGCGCTTAGAGAGATTGGTCAAACTTTGGCTTATCTAAAAGAGCCTGAGCCACCAAAAGGTTTTAAAGACGCGTGGGATAAACTGCCGCTCTTAAAGCAAGTACTCAATATGGCGCCCAAAGAAGTGCGCAAAGGGCTATGCCAAGAAAACGTTGTTGCCGGAACGGATGTCGATCTAACGCAATTACCGATTCAACATTGCTGGCCGGGTGATATTGCGCCGTTGATTACCTGGGGCTTGGTGGTCACTCGTGGGCCGAATAAAAAGCGGCAAAATTTAGGTATTTATCGGCAGCAGTTAATTGCAAAAAACCAATTAATTATGCGCTGGCTCGCTCACCGTGGTGGCGCATTGGATTTTCGTGAGCATGCCAAGCAAAATCCTGGCGTGGACTATCCCGTCGCTGTGGTGCTGGGGTGTGATCCAGCCACTATTCTTGGCGCGGTGACGCCGGTACCTGACTCACTCAGTGAATATCAATTTGCCGGACTGTTGCGGGGTAGCAAAACCGAATTGGTGAAATGCATCGGCTCTGATTTACAAGTACCAGCTAGCGCAGAAATTATCTTAGAGGGCGTGCTTAAAGCGTGCGAAACGGGCTTTACTGGTTTTTCTGAACATGGCACACCGCTCAAAGAAGTGAATGGCTTTTTGCATGCCCTAGAAGGCCCGTATGGCGATCACACGGGTTATTACAATGAGCAAGATTGGTTTCCAGTGTTTGAAGTTGAGCGTATCACCAGCCGGCCGGATCCGATTTATCACAGCACTTACACCGGTAAACCGCCAGATGAACCCGCCATCTTGGGTGTGGCTCTCAATGAGGTGTTTGTACCGATTTTGCAAAAACAATTTCCAGAAATTGTTGATTTTTATTTGCCCCCCGAAGGCTGTAGCTATCGGATGGCGATTGTCTCGATCAAAAAACAATATCCAGGCCATGCCAAGCGCATTATGTTTGGTGTTTGGTCTTATTTGCGACAGTTTATGTATACTAAATACATCATTATTGTTGATGATGATGTCGATTGCCGCGATTGGAAAGAAGTCATTTGGGCCATTACCACCCGAATGGATCCAGTCCGCGATACCACGTTGGTTGAGCATACCCCAATCGATTATCTGGACTTTGCCAGTCCAATTTCGGGTTTAGGCGGCAAAATGGGCTTGGATGCCACCAATAAAATGCCTGGTGAAACCCATCGGGAATGGGGGCGGGTGATTGAACGTGACGCTGGCGCTGTAGCCAGAATTAATGCGATTTGGAATGATTTAGGCTTGAAATAA
- a CDS encoding D-hexose-6-phosphate mutarotase — MKQIEAMLAQVKGVRLTTSSAYYQTEGEGLALLVVENALGSAVLALQGAHLISYIPAQGQDLLWLSPNAIFKPAKAIRGGIPLCMPWFGGHPDGLPSHGFARAMDWQLRSAQNLADGSTELVLCLQDNAQTLAIWPHAFVFALTVRVGRCLDLSLKIENRSDTSLPYTYAFHSYFAVEDYTQVAVQGLAGCEYIDTVGEHVRLLQTGDMTFTGTTDRVYLNVPAEQKIVTAQRSIQIISDTHSAVVWNPGAHAANIGDIGAGVNQTFVCVERGNVFDNAIVLAAGEAHTATMRLSV, encoded by the coding sequence ATGAAGCAAATCGAAGCAATGTTAGCGCAAGTCAAAGGTGTACGCCTGACAACGTCTAGTGCTTATTATCAAACCGAGGGCGAGGGCTTAGCCCTCTTGGTGGTTGAAAATGCCTTGGGCTCGGCCGTGTTGGCGCTGCAAGGTGCGCACTTGATTTCATACATTCCTGCGCAAGGCCAAGATTTGCTTTGGTTATCACCGAATGCCATTTTTAAGCCCGCTAAAGCAATCCGGGGCGGAATTCCTTTGTGTATGCCATGGTTTGGTGGCCACCCTGATGGTTTACCTTCGCATGGTTTTGCCCGTGCAATGGATTGGCAATTGCGTTCTGCACAAAATTTAGCTGACGGTAGTACTGAGCTGGTTTTATGCTTGCAAGACAATGCGCAGACCTTGGCGATTTGGCCACATGCATTTGTGTTTGCATTGACCGTCCGAGTAGGGCGTTGTTTGGATTTAAGTTTAAAAATCGAAAATCGCAGCGATACATCTCTACCGTATACCTACGCGTTCCATAGCTATTTTGCGGTTGAAGACTATACCCAGGTTGCTGTGCAAGGCTTGGCAGGCTGCGAATATATTGATACCGTCGGTGAGCATGTCCGCTTATTGCAAACTGGCGATATGACTTTTACTGGCACCACCGACCGAGTGTATTTAAATGTGCCTGCCGAGCAAAAAATTGTGACTGCTCAGCGTAGCATCCAAATTATTAGCGATACGCACAGTGCCGTTGTTTGGAATCCGGGCGCACATGCGGCCAATATTGGCGATATTGGCGCGGGTGTGAATCAAACTTTTGTCTGTGTTGAACGCGGCAATGTATTTGATAACGCCATTGTGCTCGCTGCGGGTGAAGCACATACCGCGACCATGCGCTTATCTGTTTAA
- a CDS encoding MaoC family dehydratase produces the protein MTRFLNQIAVGDSDEFRKTLTETDVVLFAGLSGDNNPMHIDEEFASQTQFAGRIAHGMLTASLISTVIGTKLPGPGCIYMGQNLRFVKPVRIGDTVTARVTVLEVLLDKQRVKLLTECWVKGEVVLTGDALVWVPEQK, from the coding sequence ATGACTCGATTTTTGAATCAAATCGCTGTTGGTGATTCAGATGAATTTCGTAAAACGCTGACTGAAACCGATGTTGTGTTATTTGCAGGCCTCAGTGGTGACAATAATCCGATGCATATTGATGAAGAGTTTGCCAGTCAAACTCAGTTTGCAGGGCGAATTGCCCATGGGATGTTAACCGCTAGTTTGATTTCAACCGTGATTGGTACCAAATTGCCCGGCCCGGGTTGTATCTATATGGGGCAAAATTTGCGCTTTGTGAAGCCTGTACGGATCGGGGACACTGTGACTGCTCGGGTCACAGTACTTGAAGTACTACTCGACAAGCAAAGAGTAAAATTATTGACGGAATGCTGGGTTAAAGGCGAGGTCGTGCTGACTGGAGATGCCTTGGTCTGGGTCCCAGAGCAAAAGTAA
- a CDS encoding dienelactone hydrolase family protein: MKIVLSFFLLLVSVSTAAEEVVINSGKVSLAGFFLAPPKPMGPAILLLHGCNPLDQNQAANHERLMKMASLLQEMNFGILMLDEDGPKGKRQGCFSSRNKRKNTGLRANDAQIAIAWLKARNEVDASRIAVIGWSDGASTVLALMNRREPGVKSAVAFYPNCQMFLGRSPYRVAAPTLLLVGEEGKKSTAEFCRRLGEKSGQDLFHQVSYPDAEHDFADAEVFKNKAQMNKLGDKRANPNSVAAQDAWRRSFKWISRWFDPERSIQGIPPSTLP, translated from the coding sequence ATGAAAATTGTTCTGAGTTTTTTCTTATTACTTGTTTCCGTCTCTACTGCTGCAGAAGAAGTGGTCATTAATTCTGGCAAGGTGAGTCTTGCTGGTTTTTTTCTTGCTCCGCCCAAACCAATGGGACCGGCGATCTTGCTTTTACATGGTTGCAATCCTTTGGATCAAAACCAAGCGGCGAATCATGAGCGGTTGATGAAAATGGCATCGTTATTGCAAGAAATGAATTTTGGTATTTTGATGCTCGACGAAGATGGCCCAAAAGGAAAGCGCCAAGGCTGTTTTTCCAGCCGCAATAAACGAAAAAACACTGGTTTAAGAGCCAATGATGCACAGATTGCCATTGCTTGGCTTAAAGCGAGAAATGAAGTCGATGCTAGCCGAATTGCAGTGATTGGCTGGTCTGATGGTGCAAGCACGGTGCTGGCATTAATGAATCGACGTGAGCCTGGAGTAAAATCAGCCGTGGCATTTTATCCAAACTGCCAAATGTTTTTAGGTCGCTCACCTTATCGCGTGGCGGCGCCGACCTTATTGCTGGTTGGGGAAGAAGGGAAAAAAAGCACCGCCGAATTTTGTCGGCGCTTAGGTGAAAAATCAGGGCAAGACCTATTTCATCAAGTGAGCTATCCCGATGCAGAGCATGACTTTGCTGATGCTGAAGTATTCAAAAACAAAGCTCAAATGAATAAATTAGGGGATAAACGCGCCAATCCTAATTCCGTTGCGGCACAAGATGCTTGGCGACGCTCATTTAAATGGATTTCGCGCTGGTTTGATCCTGAACGCAGTATTCAAGGTATTCCGCCGAGCACTTTGCCTTAA
- a CDS encoding DUF4870 domain-containing protein yields the protein MSVEFGTSIERIDFVHCARCGKVADLVWSSKLLLMQPSFLPQTAISQHSKNVSLLVYLFTLFFSVIPGLVVYVFLRDDAFVLSTGKEALNWSITMLLCSFVLSLIPFVGWLLAGLLYCIHVVCCILGAINARKGWLYRFPFALRLIA from the coding sequence ATGAGCGTCGAGTTTGGCACAAGCATTGAGCGTATTGACTTTGTTCATTGTGCTCGCTGTGGTAAAGTCGCAGACCTCGTTTGGTCTTCAAAGCTCTTACTGATGCAGCCTTCTTTTTTGCCGCAAACTGCAATTTCTCAGCACAGTAAAAATGTGTCGCTCTTAGTTTATCTCTTCACTTTGTTTTTCAGCGTTATTCCAGGCTTAGTGGTATATGTATTTTTGCGTGATGACGCTTTTGTATTGAGCACAGGTAAAGAAGCGCTCAATTGGTCGATTACAATGCTGCTTTGTAGCTTTGTATTGAGCCTCATTCCGTTTGTTGGCTGGCTGCTTGCGGGGTTGCTGTATTGTATCCATGTTGTTTGTTGTATTTTGGGAGCCATTAATGCAAGAAAAGGGTGGCTCTATCGATTTCCTTTTGCACTACGTTTGATTGCTTAA
- a CDS encoding enoyl-CoA hydratase-related protein, whose product MDQTIYCNIDQRGIATVTLNRPATRNAIDEVMISELTAHLIALQQDSQIRAVILQATGHCFCSGADLNWMKRGASADADLNFEDAIQLATLLRTLDRLPVPTIARVHGPALGIGLGIISCCDLAICTENAWFMIPETRLGLIPAIVGPYIINRIGSNAARRYFLTAEKFNSVVAQQIGLMNEQHQDNEHMDAHIEHWLSEIGKNSPHALSATKRLITSVNHRAIDDAMISDTAHRIAHIRTHEEAQEGLNAYLEQRAPYWQTQINSQ is encoded by the coding sequence ATGGATCAAACAATCTATTGCAATATCGATCAACGCGGTATTGCAACAGTGACCCTAAACCGCCCCGCCACCCGAAATGCAATTGATGAAGTTATGATTAGCGAACTGACAGCCCACTTAATTGCTTTGCAACAAGACAGCCAAATCAGAGCAGTTATTCTTCAAGCCACTGGTCATTGTTTTTGCAGTGGTGCCGATTTAAATTGGATGAAGCGAGGTGCATCAGCGGATGCCGATCTTAATTTTGAAGACGCCATTCAATTAGCAACCTTATTGCGCACACTAGATCGACTTCCGGTGCCAACAATAGCCCGAGTTCATGGTCCAGCCTTAGGTATTGGTTTGGGCATTATTTCATGCTGTGACTTAGCAATTTGTACCGAAAATGCATGGTTTATGATCCCAGAAACAAGGTTAGGTCTCATTCCTGCCATTGTTGGGCCTTATATCATTAACCGGATTGGCAGTAACGCTGCGCGCCGGTATTTTTTGACCGCCGAAAAATTCAATAGCGTCGTTGCCCAGCAAATTGGATTAATGAATGAGCAGCATCAAGATAATGAACATATGGATGCACACATTGAGCACTGGTTAAGTGAAATTGGGAAAAATAGCCCGCACGCACTATCGGCAACCAAACGATTAATTACTTCAGTCAACCATCGTGCGATTGATGATGCCATGATCTCAGACACCGCACACCGAATTGCCCACATTCGGACTCACGAAGAAGCACAAGAAGGACTCAATGCGTATTTAGAGCAAAGAGCCCCTTATTGGCAGACTCAAATTAATTCACAGTAA
- a CDS encoding peptidylprolyl isomerase, producing the protein MFDIVNKNKTAVTVVLGLVSLGLVVGLGLSGYTAMDDESTPYLAKVGGYTITDRHLEEAIGNQAIPDNMKPMVLEQLVRQRLLQDRAVALKLAAPDQLVRNAIMQIPAFQVDGKFNDQRYQEILASQQMSPAIFEEKMRQDIVMRQLMDGFVQTGFVSNAAMQQLNQLMAEKREVATATISAEQYLPQVTVSDAEVKKYFDAHQADYKKPEMVKVEYLLLSQSDLAAAQSVSDAEVEKYFAEHRQELAKEERRASHILIAVDKSAKAADKTAARKQAEEILAQVKANPARFAELAKQKSQDPGSAVNGGDLGFFAKGMMVKPFDEVAFKLNKGEISNLVETDFGFHIIQLNDVKSTSLADVKPSVVEKLKQQKTQSQFPAQIEKFTELVYQQSNSLKPTADALKLAVKQSDWLTRTNAADPLLGNPKMIEAIYSDDVLKAKHNSEALELAPGQWVSARVLEYKPASTQTLLEVTPMITAKLKQEKALALAQADGAKKLAALQAGQVENLAWGQAQAFTRVAVEGVSDANLKAIFKANTSKLPAYVGGAVPGRGYVIYKVIKAIDAPALSAEDQFRMQENLAKMYGQVEMAAFIDAIRKDVKVKYQTKPKAE; encoded by the coding sequence ATGTTTGATATTGTAAATAAGAATAAAACCGCAGTGACCGTGGTACTAGGTTTGGTCTCTTTGGGGTTGGTAGTGGGTTTGGGCCTTTCTGGTTACACCGCAATGGATGATGAAAGCACGCCTTATTTAGCTAAAGTAGGCGGCTATACGATTACTGATCGACATCTTGAAGAGGCTATTGGTAATCAGGCCATTCCAGATAATATGAAACCGATGGTGCTTGAGCAGTTAGTTCGCCAGCGTTTACTACAAGATCGGGCTGTCGCGCTTAAATTAGCAGCGCCAGATCAATTGGTTCGTAATGCCATTATGCAAATTCCTGCATTTCAAGTTGATGGGAAGTTTAATGATCAACGTTATCAGGAAATATTAGCTTCCCAACAAATGAGTCCGGCTATTTTTGAAGAAAAAATGCGCCAAGACATTGTTATGCGTCAGCTGATGGATGGTTTTGTGCAAACTGGGTTTGTTTCAAACGCGGCAATGCAGCAGCTCAATCAATTGATGGCTGAAAAGCGTGAAGTGGCTACTGCAACGATTTCTGCAGAGCAATATTTGCCACAAGTGACGGTTTCGGATGCTGAAGTAAAAAAATATTTTGATGCTCACCAAGCGGATTACAAAAAACCAGAAATGGTCAAAGTTGAGTATTTATTGTTGTCACAAAGTGATTTAGCGGCAGCGCAAAGCGTGAGCGACGCTGAGGTGGAAAAATACTTTGCAGAGCATCGACAAGAGCTGGCCAAGGAAGAGCGCCGAGCTAGCCATATTTTGATTGCAGTTGATAAGAGCGCGAAAGCGGCCGATAAAACGGCAGCACGTAAACAAGCTGAAGAAATTTTAGCGCAAGTGAAAGCCAATCCGGCTCGTTTTGCTGAACTGGCAAAGCAAAAATCACAAGATCCAGGCTCAGCCGTTAATGGTGGCGATCTTGGCTTTTTTGCCAAAGGGATGATGGTTAAACCATTTGATGAAGTTGCTTTTAAATTAAATAAAGGCGAAATCAGTAATTTGGTTGAAACGGATTTTGGTTTTCACATTATTCAACTCAATGATGTGAAGTCAACATCGCTGGCCGATGTAAAACCGAGTGTGGTTGAGAAGTTAAAACAACAAAAAACACAAAGTCAATTTCCTGCTCAAATTGAGAAATTCACCGAGTTGGTCTACCAGCAATCAAATAGCTTAAAACCGACTGCTGATGCATTGAAATTAGCGGTGAAGCAAAGTGATTGGTTGACGCGTACAAATGCGGCAGACCCTTTGCTGGGCAATCCGAAAATGATTGAGGCGATTTATTCAGATGATGTATTGAAAGCGAAACATAATTCTGAAGCTTTAGAGTTAGCGCCTGGTCAATGGGTATCGGCACGAGTTTTAGAATATAAACCTGCAAGTACTCAAACATTGCTTGAAGTTACGCCAATGATTACGGCAAAACTTAAGCAAGAAAAAGCGCTGGCCTTGGCGCAAGCTGACGGTGCTAAGAAATTAGCGGCTTTGCAAGCAGGACAGGTTGAAAATCTAGCGTGGGGGCAGGCTCAAGCCTTTACTCGGGTGGCCGTAGAGGGTGTCTCTGACGCTAATTTGAAAGCGATCTTTAAAGCCAACACTAGCAAACTACCCGCGTATGTGGGCGGGGCTGTTCCTGGCCGTGGCTATGTGATTTATAAAGTGATTAAAGCGATTGATGCACCGGCACTCTCTGCAGAAGATCAGTTCCGTATGCAAGAGAATTTAGCCAAAATGTATGGCCAAGTTGAAATGGCTGCCTTTATTGATGCGATTCGTAAAGATGTAAAAGTGAAGTATCAAACAAAGCCTAAAGCAGAATAA
- a CDS encoding HU family DNA-binding protein gives MNKSELIDAIAESAGLSKAAAGKALDATIEAISGALKGGDEVTLVGFGSFYVSEREERTGRNPRTGESITIAAAKQPKFRAGKSLKDAVQ, from the coding sequence GTGAATAAATCTGAACTCATCGATGCAATCGCTGAATCTGCTGGCTTATCAAAAGCCGCTGCTGGTAAAGCGCTGGATGCAACTATTGAAGCTATTTCTGGTGCACTCAAAGGTGGCGACGAAGTAACTTTAGTTGGCTTTGGTTCGTTTTATGTGTCTGAGCGTGAAGAGCGCACAGGCCGCAATCCACGTACTGGCGAAAGCATCACGATTGCAGCAGCAAAGCAGCCTAAATTCCGTGCTGGTAAGTCACTGAAAGACGCTGTTCAATAA
- the lon gene encoding endopeptidase La, with product MSEHQLLPVESTSFPMLPLRDVVVFPHMVIPLFVGRPKSIKALEAAMEGNKHVLLVAQKNAAKDEPSMADLYPIGTVATVLQLLKLPDGTVKVLVEGLQRAVVESLEDQDGFYQAIATPQRLADESNHEAEGMRRALLTQFDQYVKLNKKIPPEILTSLAGIETAGRLADTVAAHLPLKLEQKQAVLEMDDVATRMDHLLKQLESELDILQVEKRIRGRVKRQMEKSQREYYLNEQVKAIQKELGELDESADLDELEKKIKNAGMSKEAKDKTEAELKKLRMMSPMSAEATVVRNYVDTMLALPWKKKTKISKDLAAAETVLDADHYGLDKVKERIVEYLAVQTRVEKLKAPILCLVGPPGVGKTSLGESIARATNRKFVRMALGGVRDEAEIRGHRRTYIGSMPGKILQSMSKVGVKNPLFLLDEVDKIGSDMRGDPSSALLEVLDPEQNHSFSDHYLEVDYDLSDVMFVATANSLNIPAPLLDRMEIIRLSGYTEDEKVNIALKYLVPKQMKNNGVADGELLIADTAVRDIIRYYTREAGVRSLDREIAKICRKVVKALLMKPSDKKITVASKNLDKYLGVHRFEYGVAELKNQIGQVTGLAWTEVGGELLTIEAVKLPGKGKMIQTGQLGDVMQESIQAALSVVRSRAVSLGIDPEFYQKNDMHIHLPEGATPKDGPSAGIGLATALTSVLTGIPVRCDVAMTGEITLRGEVLPIGGLKEKLLAAHRGGIKQVLIPEGNVKDLAEIPDNVKRGLAIHSVKWFDDVLAHALERMPEAAAVIAVEVPVIEGTEAPQPSIKH from the coding sequence ATGTCTGAGCATCAATTACTACCGGTTGAATCTACTTCGTTCCCAATGCTGCCATTGCGTGACGTCGTGGTATTCCCACATATGGTTATTCCGTTGTTTGTGGGCCGTCCTAAGTCGATCAAAGCACTCGAAGCGGCAATGGAAGGCAACAAGCATGTTTTATTAGTGGCACAAAAAAATGCTGCTAAAGACGAACCGTCGATGGCCGATTTGTACCCGATTGGTACTGTTGCAACTGTTTTGCAGTTATTAAAATTGCCCGATGGCACGGTTAAGGTTTTAGTCGAAGGTCTGCAACGCGCAGTCGTCGAGTCTTTAGAAGATCAAGATGGCTTTTATCAAGCGATAGCAACTCCACAGCGCTTGGCCGATGAAAGCAATCATGAAGCAGAAGGTATGCGCCGTGCGTTGCTGACGCAATTTGATCAATACGTCAAATTGAATAAAAAAATTCCACCGGAAATTTTAACTTCATTGGCGGGCATCGAAACGGCCGGGCGTTTAGCTGACACCGTTGCGGCGCATCTACCGTTGAAATTAGAGCAAAAGCAAGCCGTACTTGAAATGGACGACGTGGCAACACGTATGGATCATTTGCTCAAGCAACTTGAGTCTGAGCTTGATATTTTGCAGGTAGAAAAGCGTATCCGTGGCCGTGTGAAACGGCAAATGGAAAAAAGCCAGCGTGAATATTATTTAAACGAACAAGTTAAAGCGATTCAAAAAGAGCTCGGTGAGCTAGATGAAAGTGCTGACTTAGACGAGTTAGAAAAGAAAATAAAAAATGCGGGTATGAGTAAAGAAGCGAAGGATAAAACCGAAGCTGAACTCAAAAAACTGCGCATGATGTCGCCGATGTCGGCAGAAGCCACTGTGGTGCGTAATTACGTCGACACTATGCTTGCTTTGCCTTGGAAAAAGAAAACCAAAATTAGTAAAGATTTGGCCGCAGCAGAAACGGTTTTAGATGCCGATCACTATGGTTTGGATAAGGTTAAAGAGCGAATCGTTGAGTATTTGGCGGTACAAACGCGCGTCGAAAAATTAAAAGCGCCGATTTTGTGCTTAGTTGGCCCTCCTGGCGTGGGTAAAACCAGCCTGGGCGAAAGTATTGCACGGGCTACTAATCGCAAGTTTGTCCGTATGGCTTTAGGTGGCGTTCGGGATGAAGCTGAGATTCGTGGTCATCGCCGTACTTATATCGGCTCAATGCCAGGTAAAATTTTACAAAGCATGAGTAAAGTGGGCGTTAAAAACCCGCTATTTTTACTCGATGAAGTGGATAAAATTGGCAGCGATATGCGGGGTGATCCGTCCTCTGCATTGCTAGAAGTATTAGATCCAGAACAAAATCACTCATTTAGCGATCATTATCTTGAAGTTGATTATGATTTATCGGACGTGATGTTTGTGGCGACCGCAAATTCGCTCAATATTCCAGCGCCATTATTGGATCGGATGGAAATTATTCGTTTGTCGGGTTACACCGAGGACGAGAAAGTCAATATTGCGTTGAAGTATCTCGTGCCTAAGCAAATGAAAAACAATGGCGTTGCAGACGGCGAGTTATTGATTGCAGATACCGCAGTGCGTGACATTATTCGTTATTACACACGTGAAGCGGGCGTGCGTAGTTTGGATCGTGAAATCGCAAAAATTTGCCGCAAAGTGGTTAAAGCATTGCTAATGAAGCCAAGCGATAAGAAAATCACGGTAGCAAGTAAAAATCTAGATAAATATCTCGGTGTGCATCGTTTTGAATATGGCGTTGCTGAATTAAAAAATCAGATTGGCCAAGTAACCGGTTTGGCGTGGACTGAAGTGGGCGGTGAGTTGCTGACCATTGAAGCGGTCAAATTACCGGGTAAAGGTAAAATGATTCAAACAGGGCAACTGGGCGATGTGATGCAAGAATCAATACAGGCAGCATTGTCTGTGGTGCGCAGCCGTGCAGTGAGCTTGGGGATTGATCCTGAGTTTTACCAAAAAAATGATATGCATATTCACTTGCCTGAAGGTGCAACACCAAAAGATGGACCTTCGGCTGGTATTGGCTTGGCAACCGCATTGACATCAGTGTTGACGGGGATACCTGTTCGTTGTGATGTCGCGATGACGGGCGAAATTACTTTACGTGGTGAAGTTCTTCCGATTGGCGGTTTGAAAGAGAAATTACTCGCAGCGCATCGTGGCGGGATTAAACAAGTCTTGATTCCCGAGGGAAATGTCAAAGATTTGGCTGAAATTCCCGACAATGTGAAGCGAGGGCTTGCTATTCATTCCGTCAAATGGTTTGATGACGTATTGGCGCATGCTTTAGAGCGTATGCCTGAGGCTGCGGCTGTTATTGCTGTGGAAGTTCCTGTGATTGAAGGAACTGAAGCCCCGCAACCAAGCATTAAACATTAA